The Methyloterricola oryzae genome has a window encoding:
- a CDS encoding shikimate dehydrogenase family protein produces MSNASIPPQKQMTGMFGHPVAENPIDRMFDAVYAHYGLNWQFWKSDIASSEELPDAIRGAKALGYAGFCITVPYKIASIPVLDAIDEDVRIMGAANYVTFENGRLIGHNNDGKGVVKAIKKVTDIACKQVTMLGAGGAGRAMAAEIARAGAARLTVITRREAQGREVVEMVQKATGVPVQWLPWNGTVVVPERTDILMNATHLGAAPELEPVPIDWIGIDAGMTLVDVITNPRITPFLKSARDKGCRIVDGVEMLVQLAMEIFAAWTGIQPDESVFQKAVSDALTH; encoded by the coding sequence ATGTCCAACGCCTCCATCCCTCCGCAGAAACAAATGACCGGCATGTTCGGCCACCCGGTTGCGGAAAACCCAATCGACCGTATGTTCGATGCGGTCTACGCACACTACGGTCTTAACTGGCAATTCTGGAAATCCGATATCGCGTCCAGTGAAGAACTCCCGGATGCGATCCGCGGCGCCAAGGCCCTCGGATACGCAGGATTCTGCATTACCGTGCCGTACAAGATCGCGTCCATTCCGGTGCTGGACGCCATCGACGAAGACGTCCGCATCATGGGGGCCGCCAATTACGTTACTTTCGAAAATGGGCGATTGATCGGCCACAACAACGACGGTAAAGGTGTGGTGAAAGCGATCAAAAAGGTCACCGATATTGCCTGCAAACAGGTAACGATGCTCGGAGCAGGAGGCGCGGGGCGCGCGATGGCCGCGGAAATAGCCCGCGCCGGTGCCGCCCGACTTACGGTTATCACCCGCCGTGAAGCCCAAGGCCGGGAGGTCGTCGAGATGGTCCAAAAGGCCACCGGGGTTCCAGTTCAATGGCTACCCTGGAACGGCACTGTTGTTGTGCCCGAGAGAACAGACATCCTCATGAACGCGACGCACCTCGGTGCCGCACCAGAACTGGAACCGGTCCCCATAGACTGGATTGGGATTGACGCTGGGATGACCTTGGTCGACGTGATCACCAATCCCCGGATCACGCCGTTTCTGAAGTCAGCTCGGGACAAGGGTTGCAGGATTGTTGATGGGGTCGAAATGCTGGTGCAACTGGCTATGGAGATATTTGCGGCCTGGACAGGCATTCAACCGGATGAATCGGTGTTCCAAAAAGCGGTGTCGGACGCCCTGACCCACTGA